The following proteins are encoded in a genomic region of Nitrospirota bacterium:
- a CDS encoding 1-deoxy-D-xylulose-5-phosphate reductoisomerase, producing the protein MKNIILLGSTGSIGESTLDIVSRFPERFKIIAMAAGYNLDLFEKQIRRFSPSTVSVADAKSAKILKERCFDLKLDILEGEKGLLQVATSADGELVVSAIVGARGLLPTLAAIRAGKDIALANKESMVTAGELVCQEAQKTGVRILPVDSEHSAVFQALSGNQRKNVRKIILTASGGPFLNLSRKEKESVTPEAAVKHPKWLMGKKISIDSSTLMNKGLEVIEAKWLFDLKVEEIEVVIHPQSIVHSMVEYIDGSVIAQMGVPDMRGPISYALGYPERLPLNLQPLNLTSSESLTFSVPNHQDFPCLAFGYDALFAGGTMPAVLNAANEEAVSAFLSHKIRFLEIEEVIKKTMDAHHSGSIKTLDDVLYADGWARKEAARLIDMLQGKK; encoded by the coding sequence ATGAAAAATATTATTCTTCTCGGTTCTACCGGTTCGATTGGTGAGAGCACGCTCGATATTGTTTCGAGGTTTCCCGAGAGATTTAAGATCATCGCGATGGCGGCCGGGTACAATCTCGATCTGTTTGAAAAACAGATTCGGAGATTTTCTCCCAGTACTGTGTCCGTTGCCGATGCGAAGAGCGCTAAAATCCTGAAAGAGCGCTGTTTCGATCTCAAGCTCGATATCCTCGAAGGTGAAAAAGGACTTCTTCAGGTCGCAACGTCTGCCGATGGAGAGTTGGTCGTATCCGCCATTGTTGGAGCCCGGGGTCTTCTACCCACCCTTGCGGCAATCCGAGCGGGCAAAGATATCGCTCTTGCCAACAAAGAGAGCATGGTCACTGCTGGGGAACTGGTCTGCCAGGAAGCGCAAAAAACCGGCGTTCGAATTCTTCCGGTGGACAGCGAACACAGCGCAGTTTTTCAGGCGCTGTCCGGAAATCAAAGGAAAAATGTCAGAAAGATAATCTTGACCGCTTCGGGAGGCCCCTTCCTGAATCTGTCCCGAAAAGAGAAAGAAAGCGTGACCCCCGAGGCTGCCGTGAAGCATCCTAAGTGGTTAATGGGAAAGAAGATTTCGATTGATTCCTCAACCTTGATGAATAAAGGACTCGAAGTCATTGAAGCAAAATGGTTATTCGACTTAAAAGTGGAGGAGATTGAAGTTGTGATTCATCCACAAAGTATCGTCCATTCTATGGTAGAATATATAGATGGATCAGTGATTGCCCAGATGGGGGTGCCGGATATGAGGGGACCAATCTCTTATGCACTGGGGTATCCGGAGCGGCTCCCTTTGAATCTTCAGCCGCTTAATTTGACCTCATCGGAATCTTTAACATTTTCAGTTCCAAATCATCAGGATTTCCCCTGTCTCGCGTTTGGTTATGATGCGCTTTTCGCGGGCGGGACAATGCCTGCCGTATTAAATGCAGCAAATGAGGAGGCAGTTTCTGCCTTTCTCAGTCACAAGATCCGTTTTCTGGAAATTGAGGAAGTAATAAAAAAAACCATGGATGCCCATCATTCGGGGTCGATCAAGACACTGGATGATGTGCTTTATGCGGATGGCTGGGCAAGAAAAGAAGCAGCCCGGCTCATTGATATGCTTCAGGGGAAGAAATAG
- a CDS encoding phosphatidate cytidylyltransferase, with the protein MKRLGVALLFFPLFYFLVAFQNPIYFFFFVVLVSSLGLYEFYALYFKEKRYSVLIAGELLSLIMLGGFYLQGIDLKGLEKLSNPFFLSLIVSALFLIFLTVHLKMDRRSYFLSVSVMGMGMIYVTWFLGHLILIRLLEKGPEWIFLLAMVTWGTDSGALFTGKLFGRRKLAPAISPNKTIEGAIGGILFGVGMALLARAWFVPFFSLKEIVILAILMSVAGQTGDLVESMFKRDNQVKDSSNLLPGHGGILDKIDSFIFTTPLLFYYLIYFLPL; encoded by the coding sequence ATGAAACGACTGGGCGTGGCGCTTCTTTTCTTCCCTTTATTTTACTTCCTTGTCGCCTTCCAAAACCCAATTTATTTTTTCTTCTTTGTGGTGCTGGTTTCTTCGCTCGGACTCTACGAATTTTATGCACTTTACTTCAAAGAAAAGAGATATTCCGTCCTGATTGCCGGAGAACTCTTGTCCCTGATCATGCTTGGCGGATTTTATCTTCAAGGGATCGATTTAAAAGGTCTGGAAAAATTAAGTAATCCCTTTTTTCTCTCACTGATCGTTTCGGCACTCTTCCTGATCTTTTTAACCGTTCACCTTAAGATGGATCGGCGTTCATACTTTCTTTCCGTCTCCGTGATGGGGATGGGAATGATATATGTCACATGGTTTCTGGGTCATTTGATTCTCATCCGCCTCCTTGAAAAGGGTCCGGAATGGATTTTCCTCCTGGCCATGGTTACCTGGGGAACCGATTCGGGGGCGCTTTTTACCGGAAAATTGTTCGGAAGGAGAAAGCTGGCTCCTGCGATCAGCCCGAACAAAACGATAGAAGGTGCGATTGGAGGGATACTGTTTGGTGTCGGAATGGCCCTTTTGGCCAGGGCGTGGTTTGTCCCTTTTTTTTCGCTAAAGGAGATCGTCATCCTGGCAATTCTCATGAGCGTCGCCGGTCAAACCGGAGATCTGGTCGAGTCGATGTTCAAGCGGGACAATCAGGTGAAAGATTCAAGCAACCTTCTCCCGGGTCACGGCGGAATCCTCGATAAGATCGATAGTTTTATCTTCACCACCCCACTCCTATTTTACTATCTCATTTACTTTTTACCATTGTAA